The Paenibacillus sp. RC334 nucleotide sequence GCAATTTTATGATGATTTGTTTGATGAACTTCATAAATATGGAATTGAACCGCTCGTTACATTATCTCATTATGAAACACCGCTACATTTGTCCAGAGAATACGATGGTTGGGTAAACCGCAAGCTTGTTGATTTTTATGAGCGCTATGCTACAACGGTATTTAACCGTTACAAAAATAAAGTAAAATACTGGTTGACATTTAATGAAATCAACTCCATTCTTGAAGCTCCATTCATGAGTGGCGGGATTAGCACACCAAAAGATCAGCTTACTAAGCAAGATCTTTATCAAGCCATTCACCATGAGCTTGTGGCGAGTGCAAGAGCGGTAAAAATCGGTCACCAGATCAATCCTGATTTCAAAATCGGATGTATGGTGCTGAGTATGCCTACTTATCCGCTGACACCTAATCCAGACGATGTGATCGCTGCGATGGAGTTTGATCACAGAAATATGGCCTTTGCAGATATTCATGCCAGAGGTCAATACCCAGGTTACATGAAACGTTTCTTTAGAGAAAACGGAATCTCTATTCATTTTGAACCAGGAGATGCCGAAGATTTGAAGCATACCGTTGATTTTATCTCGTTCAGCTATTACATGAGCACTTGTGAAACGGCTGACGAAGCCAAGAAAGCGAAAGGTGAAGGCAACATCCTCGGTGGTGTCAGCAATCCGCATCTTGAGGCAAGCGAGTGGGGCTGGCAAATTGATCCGCAAGGCTTGCGTTATGTACTGAACACATTCTATGACCGCTTCCAAAAACCACTATTCATAGTTGAAAATGGTTTGGGCGCCGTTGACGAGCTTATCACCAATGAAAAAGGCGAAAAAACCGTTGAAGATGACTATCGGATCAACTATCTGAATGATCATCTGGTTCAAGTTGGCGAAGCTATTGACGACGGAGTAGAAATTATGGGCTATACGTCTTGGGGTTGCATCGACGTTGTTAGTGCATCGACAGCTCAGCTTAAAAAACGTTATGGCTACATTTATGTAGATCGTCATGATGATGGAAGCGGCACACTTGAAAGATATCGGAAGAAATCGTTCCATTGGTACAAAGATATTATTTCGACCAATGGTGCAAGCTTGCGACGGAAATAAGATGCTGCTTGCTTGATCAAGGCAGCAATTCAACGAAAAAGGATTTTATACAGCGACCGCTTCCTGCTATTGTACAGGGAAGCGGTCGCTTAGTTTTGTTTGCATCACGATCAGGCACTTAGCTGATAATTTTATTACTGACGAGCGATTGTCAGAAAGGCTATGATACGGTGAGAAGCATATCCAGAAAGGAATGAACCATTATGAAGCTTATGTTTGTATCGGATATTCACGGCTCGCTGCACTGGTTGCAGCTGACACTGGAAAAGTTCAGGGAGGAAAAAGCAGACCGTCTTGTCCTGCTCGGAGACTATATGTACCATGGACCGCGTAATCGGCTACCGGAAGGGTACAATCCGGCGGAAGTGGCCGCTGTGCTGAATCAGTACAAGTCTCATATTGCAGTGGCTGTACGCGGTAACTGCGATGCAGAAGTGGATCAGATGCTGCTGGAGTTCCCGATGATGGGCGATTATGCTTTATTGTACCATGAAGGTCGGCGCATCTATGTCACGCACGGACATGGTTTCAGCATTGGGAACTTACCACCACTGGAAACGGGGGATGTGTTCATCCAGGGACATACCCATATTCCGGTAGCGGATGTGGAAAAGGGCGTCTTTGTGCTGAACCCCGGTTCGATAGCGTTGCCGAAGGAAAACTATCCTCCATCCTATGGGATATTGGAGGGAGTGCAATTCACGGTTAAGGATTTTGATGGCGACACGATTAAAACGATCATATTTTCAATGTAATTCATTTTAGCTTGAACGGGATTCGATCAAAACTTTTTCGATCTGATTGAGACAAAGATCATATTATTGTATGATAGGAACGGAGTCTGTCCGTCTTGTTTATTAGACAACGTTTTCCAGTTACAGAAAAGACTTAACATTATGATGAAGAAAGAGAGCTTCAATACATGCAAATTAAGGATTCACATTATAAGATGCCGCCTGAATGGGCGCCGCATGAACGTACGTATATTTCCTGGCCTGTACAGTCTTCCATGGTTTACCCGGATATGCATGCCGATGTATGCATGGGCTACGCTGGAATTGTACGTGCCATGGCTGAGTTTGAACCAGTTACCGTGGTCGTAAATCCAGATGATCTGGAGAGCGTCCAGGCACTTGAGCTCGGGGAACGGGTGGAGCTGCTTCCAATAGAGCATAGTGATGCGTGGCTGCGCGACAACGGTCCTACTTTTCTAACGAATGAGCATGGACAGTTGGCAGGTGTGAACTGGAAGTTTAATGCCTGGGGCGGCAAATACGCTCCGTGGGACCTGGATGATCAGGTAGCGCCGCAAATTTTGGACAAGCTTGGATTACCGAGGCTTGATGCACCGCTTGTGATGGAAGGCGGCTCGCTGCACGTAGACGGCGAAGGCACATTAATTACAACAGAAGAGTGTTTGCTGAATCCGAACCGCAACCCGGAATTAAGCAGGGAAGAAATCGAACGGTATGTGTGCGAATATACAGGCGTTGAGAAGATTATCTGGCTGAAACGTGGACTTAGTGGCGACGAAACGGATGGGCATGTGGACAATATTGCTTGCTTTGCTGCTCCTGGCAAGGTCATTATGCAAGTATGCGATGATCCTATGGATGAAAATTACCAAATCACGCAGGAAAATCTGCGCATTCTGGAGCAGGCAACGGATGCAAAAGGCCGCAAGCTGGAAGTGATCCAAGTCGGGCAACCTCCGCGCGTGGATTTTGACGACAGTCGGTTGACGCTGAGCTATATCAACTTCTATTTTGTGAACGGCGGCATTATTTTGCCCGTGTTTGGCGGCACTGCTACTGAAAGCGACCGCGCAGCCGAGCAGGTGCTGGCAAATGTATTTCCTGAACGTACCATTCGTACCGTGGACGGCATGGCGGTCATCCGTGAAGGCGGTAACGTACACTGCACTACCCAGCAGATGCCCGCTGTAAATAATTGATCTATATAAATCCAAGAGGAGGACTGACGTGAGAAAAGTAAAAGTGGCAGCAACCCAAATGAGCTGCTCTACCAACATTGATGAAAATATAAGCAAAGCTGAGAAGCTGGTACGTGAAGCGGCTGCGCAAGGCGCGCAGATTATTTTACTTCAGGAATTGTTCGAGACTCCGTACTTCTGCCAGAAGGAAAAGTCCGATTATTTTGCATATGCAACCGAACTGGAGCATAACAAGGCGGTTAACCATTTTAAGAAGATTGCCAAGGAATTGCAGGTTGTGCTGCCAATCAGCTTTTATGAGAAAAAAAACTACGCCCGCTACAACAGCCTTGCTGTGATTGATGCGGACGGTGAAGTGCTGGGTAAATACCGCAAGAGCCACATCCCGGACGGTCCCGGGTATGAGGAAAAGTTTTATTTTAATCCGGGCGATACCGGTTTTAAAGTGTGGAATACACGATATGCCAAAATTGGAATAGGCGTATGTTGGGATCAGTGGTATCCTGAAGCTGCCCGTTGTATGGCGCTGATGGGTGCAGAAATTTTGTTCTATCCGACAGCGATTGGTTCGGAACCGCAGGATTCTTCCATTGACTCCAAGGATCACTGGCAGACTTGCATGCTCGGTCATGCTGCTTCCAATCTGATGCCAGTTGTTGCTTCTAATCGCATTGGAATGGAGACAGATGAGGACTCCAGTATCACATTCTACGGTTCATCCTTTATTGCTGGGCCACAGGGTAACAAAATTGCAGAAGCTGGTCGTACGGATCAGGAAGTGCTTACTGCCGAATTTGATCTGGATGAGCTGGAAGTGGGGCGGATTGAATGGGGCATTTTCCGTGACCGCCGCCCGGAACTATATAAAATGATTGCTACCTATGATGGTGATTTAAAAGTATAGCCTTTATACGAATATAGACAAAGTTCCCCTTGCTGATAAGCCTAGGCGTTCCCCACATTCGGATTCGCCCGGCTTTTCGGGAAGGGGTTTTTTTGAATGCTTGAACGAATATGACTAAAGATAAAATAAAGATTCTCCGAGCACTTTGCAAAGTTACAAAAAAATAATTTGCCCTATCGTACATGAGATTTATACCCTTAAGTACGATTTTTTTATTTGGTATTCGATTTAAGATAAATATGAGAAATCAAAGTAAATTAGCAGGATGTTAATGATGCGAATTTTCTTTTTATGATATGAAGGGTTAACTCCATTATTTTGTAAAATAGCTTGAGAAAGTCTGACTTACTTTTAACTAAGCTACAAAGTGATAAAATATAAATATAATGTTTTTTTGTAAGCATATAAGTTAGTTGTATGACTTTTCATTTCAGTTATTTTAGTTGGACCAAAGGAATAAAGAGGTGGATTATGGGCAACGAATCCAAGGAACAAGGACAAAATGTAGACTTAAAAATAAACGATGGAGAAAGTGATCGAATTAGTACATCCAGAGTTCCTATTATAATATGGGTCATTTTGATTCATAGTGAAGGGCTTATTTTTCAGAATAAATATACACTACTGCCGTTTCAGAGTTTTTTGTTCTCCCTGGCCCTGATTGTGCATGTACTTTTGTACTGGCATGTTCGTAAAGTTCTACACTACTGTTCATGGTTTTATTTTATTATTCAAGGAGCCCTCATCTTTTCAAGCGCTTTTCTTCTGCCTAAAAGCTTTTCAATTGTGCTGGTTGGATTAATCCCGGTATTACTCGGTCAAAGCCTAGGTGTTTATTATCAAGCGAAAAAAGTTGTATTGGTGTTTTTTAGTTTCTATCTTCTTTTTTGTTCTTACTTTATATGGAGCTACGATAGCGATAGCTCCGTGTTATTTATTTCAATGCTCATTCTGCTAACCATTATCGTAGCTGCCTACGCTAATCTTTTCTACAGGCAGGTTAATGCTCGGATTCGTACCCAAAACTTTCTTGCTGAGCTGGAGCTTGCACATCAAAAAGTGGAAGAGCTTACGCTAGCCAATGAACGGCAACGTATGGCACGGGATTTGCATGATACACTGGCTCAAGGTCTTGCTGGGCTTATTATGCAGTTGGAAGCCATAGATGCCCATCTGACAAAAGGCAGCTCACAGAGAGCACATGAGATCGTTCAGCAGTCCATGTCCCAGGCACGCAAAGCGTTGGCTGACTCACGCCGGGCTATAGACAACCTGCGTTCAAAATCGGCCTCGGAAGTCGACTTTGCTGATGCAGTCCGGGAAGAAGCGCAGCGCTTTACGATGGCTACCGGAATCCGAACAGCGCTGGACATCAAGATCAAATCCTCAGTATCCAGGCTGTTGATTGAACATGGGCTGCACATCATAAGTGAATGTCTAACGAACATAGCCAAGCATTCGCATGCCAAGAACGTATGGATCAATATTTTGGATAGTCAAGGTATAATTTCTATAGAGGTCCGTGATGATGGGAAAGGATTTAACCCAGATATCATTGCCAGACAAGCAGGACACTATGGATTAATAGGCATTCATGAGCGTGTGCGTCTGCTGGGCGGAACAATAAATATCAACAGCACAGTGAGAGAAGGGACGTCTATAAAAGTAGAGGCCCCCCCTTACTAAAGGAGACGTATCATGAAATTTAAAATATTAATTGTAGATGATCATTGGGTGGTTAGAGAAGGGCTAAAGCTTGTTCTAGAGACAAATGACAGCTACGAAGTGGTTGGTGAAGCGGAAGAAGGGGCAACAGCTCTTACC carries:
- a CDS encoding glycoside hydrolase family 1 protein, which produces MSIQFPKDFLWGGAVAANQLEGAYQEDGKGWSIQDVTPRGGWGPITDVPTEDNMKLIGIDFYHHYKEDIKLFAEMGFKVFRTSIAWSRIFPKGDELEPNEKGLQFYDDLFDELHKYGIEPLVTLSHYETPLHLSREYDGWVNRKLVDFYERYATTVFNRYKNKVKYWLTFNEINSILEAPFMSGGISTPKDQLTKQDLYQAIHHELVASARAVKIGHQINPDFKIGCMVLSMPTYPLTPNPDDVIAAMEFDHRNMAFADIHARGQYPGYMKRFFRENGISIHFEPGDAEDLKHTVDFISFSYYMSTCETADEAKKAKGEGNILGGVSNPHLEASEWGWQIDPQGLRYVLNTFYDRFQKPLFIVENGLGAVDELITNEKGEKTVEDDYRINYLNDHLVQVGEAIDDGVEIMGYTSWGCIDVVSASTAQLKKRYGYIYVDRHDDGSGTLERYRKKSFHWYKDIISTNGASLRRK
- the yfcE gene encoding phosphodiesterase; the encoded protein is MKLMFVSDIHGSLHWLQLTLEKFREEKADRLVLLGDYMYHGPRNRLPEGYNPAEVAAVLNQYKSHIAVAVRGNCDAEVDQMLLEFPMMGDYALLYHEGRRIYVTHGHGFSIGNLPPLETGDVFIQGHTHIPVADVEKGVFVLNPGSIALPKENYPPSYGILEGVQFTVKDFDGDTIKTIIFSM
- a CDS encoding agmatine deiminase family protein, which produces MQIKDSHYKMPPEWAPHERTYISWPVQSSMVYPDMHADVCMGYAGIVRAMAEFEPVTVVVNPDDLESVQALELGERVELLPIEHSDAWLRDNGPTFLTNEHGQLAGVNWKFNAWGGKYAPWDLDDQVAPQILDKLGLPRLDAPLVMEGGSLHVDGEGTLITTEECLLNPNRNPELSREEIERYVCEYTGVEKIIWLKRGLSGDETDGHVDNIACFAAPGKVIMQVCDDPMDENYQITQENLRILEQATDAKGRKLEVIQVGQPPRVDFDDSRLTLSYINFYFVNGGIILPVFGGTATESDRAAEQVLANVFPERTIRTVDGMAVIREGGNVHCTTQQMPAVNN
- the aguB gene encoding N-carbamoylputrescine amidase; amino-acid sequence: MRKVKVAATQMSCSTNIDENISKAEKLVREAAAQGAQIILLQELFETPYFCQKEKSDYFAYATELEHNKAVNHFKKIAKELQVVLPISFYEKKNYARYNSLAVIDADGEVLGKYRKSHIPDGPGYEEKFYFNPGDTGFKVWNTRYAKIGIGVCWDQWYPEAARCMALMGAEILFYPTAIGSEPQDSSIDSKDHWQTCMLGHAASNLMPVVASNRIGMETDEDSSITFYGSSFIAGPQGNKIAEAGRTDQEVLTAEFDLDELEVGRIEWGIFRDRRPELYKMIATYDGDLKV
- a CDS encoding sensor histidine kinase yields the protein MGNESKEQGQNVDLKINDGESDRISTSRVPIIIWVILIHSEGLIFQNKYTLLPFQSFLFSLALIVHVLLYWHVRKVLHYCSWFYFIIQGALIFSSAFLLPKSFSIVLVGLIPVLLGQSLGVYYQAKKVVLVFFSFYLLFCSYFIWSYDSDSSVLFISMLILLTIIVAAYANLFYRQVNARIRTQNFLAELELAHQKVEELTLANERQRMARDLHDTLAQGLAGLIMQLEAIDAHLTKGSSQRAHEIVQQSMSQARKALADSRRAIDNLRSKSASEVDFADAVREEAQRFTMATGIRTALDIKIKSSVSRLLIEHGLHIISECLTNIAKHSHAKNVWINILDSQGIISIEVRDDGKGFNPDIIARQAGHYGLIGIHERVRLLGGTININSTVREGTSIKVEAPPY